The Tenacibaculum jejuense genome includes a window with the following:
- a CDS encoding pyridoxal phosphate-dependent aminotransferase, translating to MIQFADRLHTVQEYYFSRKLREVRELMAEGKPIINIGIGSPDLQPPSEVIKAITDGINENGAHKYQSYQGIPELREAISLFYKTHYNTTVNPSNEVLPLMGSKEGIMHISLALLNEGDQVLIPNPGYPTYTSVTNLIGAEAVYYNLSEENGYQPNFDELESLELSKVKLMWINYPHMPTGENAKKDTYEKLIQFAKKHSILIVNDNPYSFILNEKPTSILELDGAKDVTLELNSLSKTFNMAGWRVGMLLGNANFLNQVLKVKTQMDSGMFYGVQKGAIEALKTSKSWIQQQNELYKERKALVFQLAEKIGCTFNKNTSGLFVWAKLPSGKTSEEFIDELLYKYHIFAAPGTIFGSQGEGYIRFSLCVNKDQIKEAINRLENHNN from the coding sequence ATGATACAATTTGCAGATCGTTTACATACCGTACAAGAATACTACTTCTCAAGAAAACTTAGAGAAGTTAGAGAATTAATGGCTGAAGGAAAACCAATTATTAATATTGGAATTGGAAGTCCAGATTTACAACCTCCTTCAGAAGTTATTAAAGCCATTACAGATGGAATTAACGAAAATGGTGCTCACAAATACCAGAGTTACCAAGGAATTCCCGAATTAAGAGAAGCTATTTCATTATTTTACAAAACACACTACAACACAACTGTAAACCCTTCAAATGAAGTGCTTCCCTTAATGGGGAGTAAAGAAGGAATTATGCATATATCTTTAGCTTTATTAAACGAAGGTGATCAAGTTTTAATTCCGAATCCAGGATATCCTACGTATACTTCTGTTACAAATCTTATTGGTGCAGAAGCTGTATACTATAATCTTTCAGAAGAAAACGGATACCAACCTAATTTTGATGAATTAGAAAGTTTAGAGCTGTCAAAAGTAAAATTAATGTGGATTAACTATCCGCATATGCCAACTGGTGAAAATGCAAAAAAAGACACTTACGAAAAACTAATTCAGTTTGCTAAAAAACATAGTATTCTTATTGTAAATGACAACCCGTACAGTTTCATTTTAAATGAAAAACCAACTAGTATTTTAGAGTTGGACGGAGCAAAAGATGTGACTTTAGAATTAAATTCTTTAAGTAAAACATTTAATATGGCTGGTTGGCGTGTAGGAATGTTGTTAGGAAACGCTAATTTTCTCAACCAAGTACTCAAAGTAAAAACACAAATGGACTCAGGAATGTTTTATGGAGTACAAAAAGGGGCTATAGAAGCTTTAAAAACTTCTAAAAGTTGGATTCAACAACAAAACGAATTGTATAAAGAACGAAAAGCACTTGTTTTTCAATTAGCAGAAAAAATAGGCTGTACTTTTAATAAAAACACAAGCGGGCTTTTTGTTTGGGCAAAGCTTCCTTCAGGAAAAACATCAGAAGAATTTATTGATGAATTGTTATATAAGTATCACATTTTCGCCGCACCAGGAACTATTTTTGGCTCTCAAGGAGAAGGATACATTCGTTTCTCTTTATGTGTAAATAAAGATCAAATTAAAGAAGCTATTAACCGATTGGAAAATCATAACAATTAA
- the sppA gene encoding signal peptide peptidase SppA, with the protein MNFLRNLLAAILGFFISLFLIFILFVGIASLAGKQEPIVVKPNSILELDLSSAIKDYAPDEKNPILEALELDETRLALNKIFNALDNAQLDDNIKGISLNSTLVNAGFAQTQALRKKLEEFKESGKFIYAYNDVYTQKNYYLSSVADSIFLNPVGQIDFTGLSSEILYYKDFEDKYGVKMEVIRHGKYKSAVEPYLENKMSDANREQTTSFLKSIWSEITSEIAKSRNITEREVNNIADESKGRNAELAQANKLIDYSIYQDEYDEKLKKAANGKYSTISLQDYIKSGKGRKTSLAKDKIAVIYAQGQIMYGEGNEEIIGQGLINKAIKKAVKDKNVKAIVLRVNSPGGSALASDLIWRELELAKKEKPLVVSMGNLAASGGYYIACNANLIVAEPTTITGSIGVFGAIPNAYELSKRMGINAEQVSTNESAQYSVFEPMNKKFYDVTKEGVEQIYKTFVNRVAEGRKMTFEQVDAVAQGRVWSGKEAISKGLVDELGGLDHAINAAAQLAELKSDYKIKNYPNYKTDIKEMLKFSPFGKVDKNEILREALGDENYRLFNQINELKNLKGIQARMPYILEIK; encoded by the coding sequence ATGAATTTTTTACGAAACTTATTAGCCGCAATTTTAGGTTTTTTTATCAGCCTATTTTTAATTTTTATATTATTTGTTGGAATTGCTTCTTTAGCAGGAAAACAAGAACCTATTGTTGTAAAACCAAATTCAATTTTAGAGTTGGATTTAAGCTCAGCTATAAAAGATTATGCTCCAGATGAAAAAAATCCAATCTTAGAAGCTTTAGAGCTTGATGAAACTAGATTAGCTTTAAATAAAATTTTTAATGCCTTAGATAATGCTCAACTAGATGACAATATTAAAGGAATAAGTCTAAATTCTACACTTGTAAATGCAGGTTTTGCACAAACACAAGCATTACGAAAAAAACTTGAAGAATTTAAAGAATCGGGGAAATTCATATATGCTTATAACGATGTTTATACTCAAAAAAATTATTATTTGAGTTCTGTTGCTGATAGTATTTTTTTAAATCCAGTAGGACAAATTGATTTTACAGGCTTATCGTCTGAGATTTTATACTATAAAGACTTTGAAGATAAATATGGTGTAAAAATGGAAGTTATAAGACATGGTAAATATAAAAGTGCTGTTGAACCTTATTTAGAAAACAAAATGAGTGATGCCAACCGTGAGCAAACCACTTCTTTTTTAAAGTCTATTTGGTCTGAAATTACTTCTGAAATAGCCAAATCAAGAAACATAACAGAGAGAGAGGTAAATAATATTGCTGATGAATCTAAAGGTAGAAATGCTGAATTAGCTCAAGCCAACAAATTAATTGATTACTCTATTTATCAAGATGAATATGATGAAAAATTAAAAAAAGCAGCTAACGGAAAGTATTCGACTATATCACTACAAGATTATATTAAATCAGGAAAAGGGAGAAAAACTTCTTTAGCAAAAGATAAAATCGCTGTAATTTATGCACAAGGCCAAATAATGTATGGAGAAGGTAATGAAGAAATTATTGGACAAGGCTTAATAAACAAAGCAATAAAGAAAGCAGTTAAAGATAAAAATGTTAAAGCTATTGTTCTTAGAGTAAATTCTCCAGGAGGAAGTGCTCTAGCTTCTGATTTAATCTGGAGAGAGTTAGAATTAGCAAAAAAAGAAAAACCGTTAGTAGTATCTATGGGTAACTTAGCAGCTTCTGGAGGTTATTATATTGCTTGTAATGCTAATTTAATTGTAGCAGAACCTACCACAATTACTGGTTCTATTGGTGTGTTTGGCGCTATTCCAAATGCTTATGAACTTTCAAAAAGAATGGGGATTAATGCTGAACAAGTTTCTACAAACGAAAGCGCACAATACAGTGTTTTTGAACCTATGAATAAGAAATTTTATGATGTTACTAAAGAAGGTGTAGAACAAATCTATAAAACATTTGTTAACAGGGTAGCTGAAGGAAGAAAAATGACTTTTGAACAAGTAGATGCTGTTGCCCAAGGTAGAGTTTGGTCTGGTAAAGAAGCAATATCAAAAGGATTAGTTGATGAACTAGGAGGTTTAGATCATGCAATAAATGCAGCTGCACAACTTGCTGAGTTAAAAAGTGATTATAAAATTAAAAACTATCCTAATTATAAAACTGATATTAAAGAAATGTTGAAGTTTTCTCCTTTTGGAAAAGTCGATAAAAATGAAATTTTAAGAGAAGCTTTAGGAGATGAAAATTATCGTTTATTTAATCAAATTAATGAATTAAAGAACTTAAAAGGTATACAAGCTAGAATGCCATATATTTTAGAAATTAAGTAA
- the metK gene encoding methionine adenosyltransferase produces the protein MSYFFTSESVSEGHPDKVADQISDALIDNFLAFDPESKVACETLVTTGQVVLAGEVKSNIYLDVQKIARNVINKIGYTKSEYMFDGNSCGVFSAIHEQSDDINRGVDRAKKEEQGAGDQGMMFGYATSETENYMPLALDLSHLILKELAELRREGKEISYLRPDAKSQVTIEYSDNNVPQRIEAIVVSTQHDDFGDDATMLGKIREDIKNILIPRVIAKLPENIQKLFNEDIKYHINPTGKFVIGGPHGDTGLTGRKIIVDTYGGKGAHGGGAFSGKDPSKVDRSAAYATRHIAKNLVAAGVADEVLVQVSYAIGVVEPMGIFVDTYGTSKVDLNDGEIASKVSEIFDMRPHAIESRLKLRAPMYSETAAYGHMGRVNEVVSKTFIQPNGEEKTLDVELFTWEKLDYVDQVKSAFSL, from the coding sequence ATGTCATATTTTTTCACATCAGAAAGTGTATCTGAAGGACATCCAGATAAAGTTGCAGATCAAATTAGTGATGCTTTAATTGATAATTTTTTAGCCTTCGATCCAGAATCTAAAGTTGCTTGTGAGACTTTAGTTACTACAGGTCAGGTTGTTTTAGCAGGTGAGGTGAAGTCTAATATTTATTTAGATGTTCAAAAGATTGCTAGAAATGTAATTAACAAAATAGGTTACACTAAGAGTGAGTATATGTTCGATGGAAATTCTTGTGGAGTATTTTCTGCAATTCACGAACAGTCAGATGACATTAATAGAGGAGTAGATAGAGCTAAAAAAGAAGAGCAAGGAGCTGGTGATCAAGGTATGATGTTTGGTTACGCTACTAGTGAAACTGAAAACTATATGCCTTTGGCTTTAGATTTATCTCATTTAATCTTAAAAGAATTAGCTGAGTTAAGAAGAGAAGGTAAAGAAATTTCATATTTAAGACCAGATGCAAAAAGTCAGGTTACTATTGAATATTCTGATAACAATGTACCTCAAAGAATTGAAGCGATTGTGGTTTCTACACAGCATGATGATTTTGGTGACGATGCTACAATGTTAGGTAAGATTAGAGAAGATATTAAAAATATTTTAATTCCTAGAGTAATAGCGAAGTTACCAGAGAATATCCAAAAGTTATTTAATGAAGATATTAAATATCATATCAACCCTACAGGGAAGTTTGTTATTGGTGGACCTCATGGAGATACAGGCTTAACTGGTAGAAAAATTATAGTTGATACTTACGGAGGAAAAGGAGCTCACGGTGGAGGAGCTTTTTCAGGAAAAGATCCAAGTAAAGTAGATAGAAGTGCTGCATATGCAACACGTCATATTGCTAAAAACTTAGTTGCTGCTGGTGTAGCGGACGAGGTTTTAGTTCAAGTTTCTTATGCTATTGGAGTTGTTGAGCCAATGGGTATTTTTGTTGATACTTACGGAACTTCAAAAGTTGATTTAAATGATGGTGAAATCGCAAGTAAAGTTTCTGAGATTTTTGACATGAGACCTCATGCAATTGAATCTAGATTAAAACTTAGAGCTCCAATGTATAGTGAAACAGCTGCTTATGGACATATGGGAAGAGTAAATGAAGTAGTGTCTAAAACATTTATTCAGCCAAATGGAGAAGAAAAAACATTGGATGTAGAGCTATTTACATGGGAGAAATTAGACTATGTAGATCAAGTAAAATCAGCTTTTAGTTTATAA
- a CDS encoding prephenate dehydratase, translating to MKKIAIQGIEGSNHHIVADKFYQEDISLEKCLSFDALVESLTSKKSEQAVMAIENTIAGSIIPNYALIDKYNLHISGEYYLPIHHHLMALPNQSIEEIKEVCSHPMALLQCKEFFKQHRHIKLVEDVDTSAIAKRIADKQLKGVAAIAPKMAADIFNLEVLEDEIQTIKNNATRFVILQTSNPENGKENINKASLKFELDHKRGSLAAILNVMSDCKLNLTKIQSLPKIETPWKYAFFVDVTFDTYEDYAKAKAIIEIMATDFKILGEYKNGRS from the coding sequence ATGAAAAAAATAGCCATCCAAGGAATAGAAGGAAGCAACCACCATATTGTTGCCGACAAGTTTTATCAAGAAGATATAAGCTTAGAAAAATGCTTGTCTTTTGATGCTCTTGTAGAAAGTTTAACTAGTAAAAAATCTGAGCAAGCTGTAATGGCTATCGAGAACACTATTGCTGGTTCAATTATACCTAACTACGCATTAATAGATAAATATAACTTACATATTTCAGGTGAATACTACTTACCAATTCACCATCATTTAATGGCATTACCAAATCAATCTATTGAGGAAATTAAAGAAGTTTGTTCTCATCCGATGGCATTATTACAGTGTAAAGAATTCTTTAAACAACATCGTCATATAAAATTAGTTGAAGATGTAGATACTTCTGCAATAGCAAAACGAATTGCAGACAAACAGTTAAAAGGTGTAGCTGCAATTGCTCCAAAAATGGCTGCAGATATTTTCAATTTAGAAGTTTTAGAAGATGAAATTCAAACGATTAAAAATAATGCTACTCGTTTTGTAATTCTACAGACATCTAATCCAGAAAACGGAAAAGAAAACATCAACAAAGCTTCGTTAAAGTTTGAATTAGATCATAAACGAGGAAGTTTAGCTGCGATATTAAATGTAATGAGCGATTGTAAACTGAATTTAACTAAAATTCAGTCGTTACCGAAAATCGAAACACCTTGGAAATATGCTTTTTTCGTTGATGTTACTTTCGATACGTATGAAGATTACGCTAAAGCCAAAGCAATTATAGAAATAATGGCTACAGATTTTAAAATATTAGGAGAATATAAAAACGGAAGATCATGA
- a CDS encoding DUF58 domain-containing protein encodes MNIQLSSLQSSEIKNLELLAKQVVEGFITGMHKSPFHGFSVEFSEHKLYNKGENTRHIDWKLFAKTEKLYTKKYEEETNLRCHIIIDNSSSMHYPVKQKQKFGDLNKIGFSCVAAASLIEILKKQRDAVGLSIYSDTYEFYAPEKGSERHRKLIINELEKTLISQASSKSTETYKYLHEIAEKIHRRSLIFVFTDMFQTNKNQEELFNALRHLKYNKHEVVLFHTYDKRLELDFDFEDGPKKFIDIETNQEINLYPDSVKDTYKKNTESFFNNLKNECLQYKINYVPVNIHEGYDSILTSYLVSRRKV; translated from the coding sequence ATGAATATACAACTTTCATCTCTTCAATCTTCAGAAATAAAAAATTTAGAACTTCTTGCCAAACAAGTTGTAGAAGGTTTTATAACTGGAATGCATAAAAGTCCGTTTCATGGGTTTTCTGTTGAGTTTTCTGAGCATAAATTATATAATAAAGGAGAAAACACAAGACATATTGATTGGAAACTTTTTGCTAAGACTGAAAAATTATACACCAAGAAATATGAAGAAGAAACCAATTTGAGATGTCACATCATTATTGATAATTCTTCATCAATGCATTATCCTGTTAAGCAAAAACAAAAGTTTGGTGATCTTAATAAAATAGGATTTTCTTGTGTAGCTGCTGCATCTTTAATAGAAATCTTAAAAAAACAAAGAGATGCTGTTGGTTTAAGTATTTATTCTGACACATATGAGTTTTATGCTCCTGAAAAAGGAAGTGAACGTCATCGAAAACTTATTATTAATGAACTAGAAAAGACATTAATATCTCAAGCTAGTTCTAAATCTACAGAAACATATAAATATCTTCATGAAATTGCAGAAAAAATTCACCGTAGATCTTTAATTTTTGTGTTTACAGACATGTTTCAAACCAATAAGAATCAAGAGGAATTATTTAATGCACTGCGACACTTAAAGTACAACAAACACGAAGTTGTTCTGTTTCACACTTATGATAAAAGGTTAGAATTGGATTTTGATTTCGAAGATGGACCTAAGAAGTTTATAGATATCGAAACCAATCAAGAAATAAACCTTTATCCTGATAGTGTGAAGGATACATACAAAAAAAATACTGAATCATTCTTTAATAATTTAAAAAATGAATGTTTACAGTATAAGATTAATTATGTTCCGGTTAATATACATGAAGGATATGACTCAATCTTAACAAGTTACTTAGTGAGTAGAAGAAAAGTATAA
- a CDS encoding protein-disulfide reductase DsbD family protein: protein MKKAFFLFAILISYVGFSQILDPVKWKTKTEKISDNEYYLISTATIDGGWHLYAQDIPKGGPRPTIFSFTPNDSYELIGKTSEEEGITEDDKVFKMQIKYFANKATFKQKIRLLKEDAKIEANVQFMVCNDTRCLPPRSEDLTFFTSEKSKASAVKKVAKVADLSDDEANGMLYGLSSSDIREPSVDLNTLGTTNNNTSIEKKNDNASLWSIFGLGFLGGLLALLTPCVFPMIPLTVSFFTKKDSSKGSGISKALLYGFFILAVYLLLSIPFHLLDSINPDILNEISTNVWLNVIFFIVFVFFAGSFFGFYELTLPSSWTNKTTEGENSGGIIGVFFMALTLAIVSFSCTGPILGSLLAGSLSSDGGAWQLTSGMAGFGVALGLPFTLFAMFPNMLKSLPKSGGWMTTVKVVLGFLELALAFKFLSNADLVAHWNILKIEPFLILWILIFAGLALYLFGLIKFPHDSPLQKIGFSRITFGILVAAFTVYLASGFMVNKETKTFSSLSLLSGLAPPVGYSYIYPNKCPNNLTCFKDLKEGLAYAKKTNKPIMLDFTGYACVNCRKMEEHVWPTEKIDNVLRNDYVLISLYVDDKKELPKEEQIVVNRVNGGTRQLFNYGHKWSHFQTVFFKTNTQPYYVLLSSDGKQILNTPVGYTPNEDEYLNWLQDGKEKSKNTLNNLFNQVEFN, encoded by the coding sequence ATGAAAAAAGCTTTTTTTCTATTCGCTATATTAATCAGTTATGTTGGTTTTTCACAAATCTTAGATCCAGTAAAATGGAAAACAAAAACTGAAAAAATATCTGACAACGAATATTATTTAATTTCTACTGCCACAATTGATGGGGGATGGCATTTATATGCACAAGATATTCCTAAAGGAGGACCAAGACCTACTATTTTTTCTTTTACTCCTAATGACAGCTACGAACTTATAGGAAAAACTTCTGAAGAAGAAGGGATTACTGAGGATGACAAAGTATTTAAAATGCAAATCAAATACTTTGCTAACAAAGCTACATTCAAACAAAAAATACGTTTACTTAAAGAAGATGCTAAAATTGAAGCTAATGTTCAGTTTATGGTATGTAATGACACTCGTTGTTTACCTCCTCGATCTGAAGACTTAACGTTTTTCACTTCTGAAAAGAGTAAAGCCTCAGCTGTTAAAAAAGTAGCTAAAGTGGCTGATTTAAGTGATGACGAAGCTAACGGAATGTTATATGGATTATCTAGCAGCGATATTAGAGAACCTTCTGTAGACTTAAATACTTTAGGTACAACAAACAACAATACTTCAATTGAGAAAAAAAATGATAATGCTTCTTTGTGGAGTATTTTTGGTTTAGGTTTTTTAGGAGGTTTACTTGCATTGTTAACCCCTTGTGTTTTTCCTATGATTCCACTTACTGTTAGTTTCTTTACTAAAAAAGATAGTTCTAAAGGCTCTGGAATTTCTAAAGCACTTTTATATGGATTCTTTATTTTGGCTGTGTACTTATTACTGAGCATACCATTTCATTTGTTAGATTCTATTAATCCTGATATTTTAAATGAAATTTCAACTAATGTTTGGCTAAACGTAATCTTCTTTATTGTATTTGTTTTCTTTGCTGGATCATTTTTTGGTTTTTATGAACTTACATTACCTAGTAGCTGGACTAATAAAACTACTGAAGGAGAAAATTCTGGAGGGATAATTGGTGTATTTTTTATGGCTTTAACTTTAGCTATAGTTTCATTTTCATGTACTGGACCGATTTTAGGTTCTTTACTTGCAGGTTCCTTATCTTCTGATGGTGGTGCTTGGCAATTAACTTCAGGAATGGCAGGTTTTGGAGTTGCATTAGGACTTCCTTTTACTCTTTTTGCTATGTTCCCAAACATGTTAAAATCACTACCTAAATCTGGTGGTTGGATGACAACCGTTAAAGTTGTTTTAGGTTTCTTAGAATTAGCCTTAGCATTTAAATTTTTATCTAATGCAGATTTAGTAGCACACTGGAATATTTTAAAAATTGAACCTTTCTTAATTTTATGGATCTTAATTTTTGCTGGTTTAGCTTTATATTTATTTGGGTTAATCAAATTTCCGCATGATTCTCCTTTACAAAAAATTGGTTTCTCTAGAATAACTTTCGGAATTTTAGTAGCTGCTTTTACAGTTTATTTAGCTTCAGGATTTATGGTTAACAAAGAGACAAAAACTTTTTCATCTTTATCTCTTTTAAGTGGTTTAGCTCCACCTGTGGGTTATAGTTATATATACCCTAACAAATGTCCTAATAATTTAACTTGTTTCAAAGATTTAAAAGAAGGTTTAGCTTACGCTAAAAAAACAAATAAACCAATCATGTTAGACTTTACAGGTTATGCTTGTGTAAACTGTAGAAAAATGGAGGAACATGTATGGCCTACAGAAAAAATAGATAATGTATTGCGAAACGATTATGTTTTAATATCTCTTTATGTTGACGATAAAAAAGAGCTTCCAAAAGAAGAACAAATTGTAGTGAATAGAGTAAACGGAGGTACTAGACAACTTTTTAATTACGGACATAAATGGTCGCACTTTCAAACTGTTTTCTTTAAGACCAACACACAACCCTACTATGTTTTATTAAGTTCCGATGGAAAACAAATTTTAAATACACCTGTAGGTTATACTCCTAATGAAGATGAATATTTAAATTGGTTACAAGACGGTAAAGAAAAGTCGAAAAACACACTTAATAATTTATTTAATCAAGTAGAATTTAATTAA
- a CDS encoding response regulator transcription factor, producing MANVNDFFYSKNTVNDVSDDDQRQTVDYLEPVKAFARTTYKSIYIIDYEKKGFEYVSDNPLFLCGHTAKEVERMGYAFYFKYVTKPDLDLLLKINTIGFDFYEKIPVEERKNYTISYDFHLKNNEGKVILINQKLTPLFLTNDGKIWKALCIISLSAEQSSGNIKVYKKGDNKIFKYDLEGDFWKTTEKIKLTSRESEILRFSIRGYTINEIAEAIFVSPDTVKFHRRKLFDKLEVVNISEAIAYATNNRLI from the coding sequence ATGGCTAATGTTAATGATTTTTTCTATAGCAAAAATACCGTTAACGATGTTTCTGATGATGATCAAAGGCAAACAGTTGATTATCTAGAACCGGTAAAGGCTTTTGCTAGAACCACTTATAAAAGTATTTATATTATAGATTATGAGAAGAAAGGATTTGAATATGTTTCAGATAATCCGCTTTTCTTATGTGGACATACTGCAAAAGAAGTAGAACGAATGGGCTACGCTTTTTACTTTAAGTATGTAACAAAACCCGACTTAGATTTACTGTTAAAAATAAATACAATTGGTTTTGACTTTTATGAGAAAATTCCTGTTGAGGAACGAAAAAATTACACCATATCTTATGATTTTCATTTAAAGAACAACGAAGGGAAAGTTATTTTAATCAATCAAAAGTTAACTCCTTTGTTTTTAACTAATGATGGTAAGATTTGGAAAGCTCTCTGTATTATTTCGTTATCAGCAGAACAGAGTTCAGGGAATATTAAAGTTTATAAAAAAGGAGATAATAAAATATTTAAGTACGATTTAGAAGGTGACTTTTGGAAAACAACTGAGAAAATTAAACTGACTAGTAGGGAAAGTGAAATTCTGAGGTTTTCAATACGAGGTTATACAATTAATGAAATTGCAGAAGCTATTTTTGTGTCTCCTGATACTGTAAAATTTCACAGGAGAAAATTATTTGATAAGTTAGAAGTCGTAAATATATCTGAAGCAATCGCGTACGCAACAAATAACAGGCTTATTTAA
- a CDS encoding thioredoxin family protein — MILEITDSSFEVQVLDSKKTAVVCFWSTKSKPSTITRSIIEEISIEYDSKTVFGCINIDENKEQASKYGIKNIPAVLIFKNGKLFVRSVGVVPKKTYIEDIQTLL; from the coding sequence ATGATATTAGAAATAACAGACTCATCATTTGAAGTACAGGTATTAGACTCAAAAAAAACTGCAGTAGTTTGTTTTTGGAGTACCAAAAGTAAACCATCTACAATAACGCGATCAATTATTGAAGAAATTAGTATTGAATATGACAGTAAAACCGTCTTTGGCTGTATAAATATTGACGAGAATAAAGAGCAGGCAAGTAAATATGGCATTAAAAATATTCCTGCTGTTTTAATCTTTAAAAATGGAAAACTATTTGTTAGAAGCGTCGGAGTTGTTCCTAAAAAAACATACATCGAAGATATACAGACTTTACTTTAA
- the trxA gene encoding thioredoxin, with protein MALEITDTSFEEVVLKSDKPVLVDFWATWCGPCRMVGPIIDEISSEYEGKAIVGKVDVDANQEFAAKYGVRNIPTVLVFKNGEVVAKQVGAAPKKAYTDKIDAAL; from the coding sequence ATGGCATTAGAAATTACAGATACATCATTTGAAGAAGTAGTATTAAAATCAGACAAACCGGTTTTAGTTGATTTTTGGGCTACTTGGTGTGGGCCATGTAGAATGGTTGGACCTATTATTGATGAGATTAGTAGCGAGTATGAAGGTAAAGCTATTGTTGGTAAAGTAGATGTTGATGCTAACCAAGAATTTGCAGCTAAATATGGAGTTCGTAATATTCCTACTGTATTAGTTTTTAAAAACGGTGAAGTTGTAGCTAAGCAAGTTGGTGCTGCTCCTAAAAAAGCATATACTGACAAGATTGACGCTGCACTATAA
- a CDS encoding ThiF family adenylyltransferase, with amino-acid sequence MNERYIRNRLYLNDQEQEMIKNCSIILGGSGIGSTIAECALRLGFEKITIIDGDQVELSNLNRQNYTEDDINIDKVEAIKNRLLSINSNAEINVFNEFITEDNIKGCIEGHEIAINALDFSSEIPLLFDEICQENKIPVLHPYNLGWGGLVTVINPKGLSLKTLKRNNEEFNEVNVVKYATSYLKFWGNPHDWIEEILDKYVNEKEILPPPQLSIASWFVAAICTHLLYNIATKKEYKEFPEFYLSTIMNN; translated from the coding sequence ATGAATGAAAGATATATAAGGAATAGACTCTATTTAAATGATCAGGAACAAGAAATGATTAAAAATTGCTCAATAATCCTTGGAGGTTCTGGTATTGGCAGTACTATTGCCGAATGTGCTTTACGTTTAGGGTTTGAAAAAATTACTATTATAGATGGAGATCAAGTAGAATTATCTAATCTTAATCGTCAGAATTATACAGAAGATGATATCAACATTGATAAAGTAGAAGCTATTAAAAATAGATTACTTTCAATAAATTCTAATGCAGAGATTAATGTTTTCAATGAGTTTATTACTGAAGATAATATTAAAGGATGTATAGAAGGTCATGAAATAGCCATTAACGCATTAGATTTCTCTTCAGAGATTCCATTACTCTTTGATGAAATTTGCCAAGAAAATAAAATCCCAGTACTTCATCCTTACAATTTAGGCTGGGGCGGTTTAGTAACCGTTATAAACCCAAAAGGTTTATCTTTAAAAACACTGAAGAGAAACAACGAAGAATTTAATGAAGTAAATGTTGTAAAATACGCTACTAGTTATTTAAAATTTTGGGGAAATCCTCACGATTGGATAGAAGAAATTTTAGACAAATACGTAAATGAAAAAGAAATTTTACCTCCACCTCAACTTTCTATTGCGTCTTGGTTTGTTGCTGCAATTTGCACACATTTATTATATAATATAGCCACTAAAAAAGAGTATAAAGAATTCCCTGAATTCTATTTATCAACAATAATGAATAATTAA
- a CDS encoding DUF6146 family protein, producing the protein MKKLLYYIFLSFTVIFVVSNCTTTKSIRKTDTKEEPVVIKNDSLEYEIIILDIGFNQYLINVAQPVGYYTQAYLENRNRFLVPIWNARVSNPTRFNPNIYQTIIDYDPHINYGYDVNYKLFHYFQFAQRKYRMSLR; encoded by the coding sequence ATGAAGAAGTTACTTTATTATATTTTTTTAAGCTTTACGGTTATTTTTGTAGTTTCGAACTGCACAACAACTAAGTCTATTCGCAAAACTGACACTAAAGAAGAGCCTGTTGTGATAAAAAACGATAGCTTAGAGTATGAAATTATAATTTTAGATATTGGTTTTAATCAATATTTAATTAATGTAGCGCAACCTGTTGGTTATTATACTCAAGCATATTTAGAAAATAGAAATCGTTTTTTAGTACCGATATGGAATGCGAGAGTTTCTAACCCTACTCGATTCAATCCAAATATTTATCAAACAATCATAGACTATGATCCTCATATCAATTATGGATATGATGTAAATTATAAACTATTTCATTATTTTCAGTTTGCTCAACGAAAGTACCGCATGTCTCTGAGATAA